One region of Brachybacterium saurashtrense genomic DNA includes:
- the dnaA gene encoding chromosomal replication initiator protein DnaA, which translates to MNESNVDEIWERTLRTLRRDDAVSQRVIALLTLSRLMAVVADTALVAAPSASAKELFEHRVAGSLKAALSEATGRDIRFAVTVDESLLLEEDEPETPAAPPLTSSSTADSAHSVDNAVDNLSQDVHSAPFRRNEGSVLPPHTAAGRPALPSSGSAGSAADAGAQPDPSLQGRGRSADDPSAYAGLSTFTGASAPSPGPVPRRRPAPPAGEGTIVEDSRLNSKYTFDTFVIGSSNRFAQAAASAVSETPAKAYNPLFIYGGSGLGKTHLLHAVGHYAQSLYPDVVVRYVNSEEFTNEFINSVQSGQFGKAQEFQRRYRDIDILLIDDIQFLQRAPETMEAFFHTFNTLYNSDKQIVITSDLPPKELGGFEDRMRSRFEMGLMTDVQPPDLETRIAILRKKVAQENTGEVPHDVLEYIASHIATNIRELEGALIRVQALHSLSRQPMDVTLAESVLKDLLSHDDGAQITASTIIAQTATYFGLSVEEIVGTGRSRRLVSARQIGMYLCRELTDMPLIRIGEEFGGRDHTTVMHANKKISELMKERRAIFNQVTELTARIKSSSSSRQ; encoded by the coding sequence ATGAACGAGTCGAACGTCGACGAGATCTGGGAGCGCACGCTCCGGACCCTGCGCCGTGACGACGCCGTCTCCCAGCGGGTCATCGCCCTGCTCACGCTCTCCCGCCTGATGGCGGTGGTGGCGGACACCGCCCTGGTCGCAGCACCGTCGGCCTCGGCGAAGGAGCTGTTCGAGCATCGCGTGGCCGGGTCGCTCAAGGCCGCGCTGAGCGAGGCCACCGGGCGGGACATCCGCTTCGCGGTGACGGTCGACGAGTCCCTGCTGCTCGAGGAGGACGAGCCGGAGACCCCCGCCGCACCGCCTCTGACCTCCTCCTCCACCGCCGACAGTGCACACTCTGTGGACAACGCTGTGGACAACCTCTCCCAGGATGTCCACAGCGCGCCGTTCCGTCGGAACGAGGGCTCGGTGCTGCCCCCGCACACTGCGGCGGGACGCCCGGCGCTGCCCTCGAGCGGCTCGGCGGGCTCGGCGGCCGACGCCGGCGCGCAGCCCGACCCGTCCCTGCAGGGCCGCGGTCGTTCCGCCGACGACCCCAGCGCCTACGCGGGGCTGTCCACGTTCACCGGCGCCTCCGCCCCCTCTCCCGGACCGGTGCCTCGCCGCCGCCCTGCCCCGCCCGCCGGCGAGGGGACGATCGTCGAGGACTCCCGGCTGAACAGCAAGTACACCTTCGACACCTTCGTGATCGGCTCCTCGAACCGGTTCGCGCAGGCGGCGGCGTCGGCCGTCTCGGAGACCCCGGCGAAGGCGTACAACCCGCTGTTCATCTACGGCGGGTCGGGCCTGGGCAAGACCCATCTGCTGCACGCGGTGGGCCACTACGCCCAGAGCCTCTACCCCGACGTGGTGGTGCGGTACGTCAACTCCGAGGAGTTCACCAACGAGTTCATCAACTCGGTGCAGTCCGGCCAGTTCGGCAAGGCGCAGGAGTTCCAGCGCCGCTACCGCGACATCGACATCCTGCTCATCGACGACATCCAGTTCCTGCAGCGGGCGCCGGAGACGATGGAGGCGTTCTTCCACACCTTCAACACGCTCTACAACTCGGACAAGCAGATCGTGATCACCTCGGACCTGCCGCCGAAGGAGCTGGGCGGCTTCGAGGACCGCATGCGCTCCCGGTTCGAGATGGGCCTGATGACGGACGTGCAGCCGCCGGACCTGGAGACCCGCATCGCGATCCTGCGCAAGAAGGTGGCGCAGGAGAACACCGGCGAGGTCCCGCACGACGTGCTGGAGTACATCGCCAGCCACATCGCCACCAACATCCGCGAGCTCGAGGGGGCGCTGATCCGCGTCCAGGCGCTGCACTCGCTGTCGCGGCAGCCCATGGACGTGACCCTCGCCGAGTCCGTGCTGAAGGATCTGCTCTCGCACGACGACGGCGCCCAGATCACGGCCTCGACGATCATCGCGCAGACGGCCACGTACTTCGGACTGTCGGTGGAGGAGATCGTGGGCACCGGTCGCAGCCGGCGCCTGGTCTCGGCGCGGCAGATCGGCATGTACCTGTGCCGCGAGCTCACGGACATGCCGCTGATCAGGATCGGCGAGGAGTTCGGCGGCCGCGACCACACCACCGTGATGCACGCGAACAAGAAGATCAGCGAGCTGATGAAGGAGCGTCGCGCGATCTTCAACCAGGTCACGGAGCTCACAGCACGGATCAAGAGCTCGAGCTCGTCCCGTCAGTGA
- the yidC gene encoding membrane protein insertase YidC, with protein sequence MNPLYPIEWAVAWLMVKFHALLSVFMEPDSGLTWVLSIVGLTVVVRTLIIPLFVRQIRASRAMQMVSPELQAVQKKYKGKTDQESRQKMAEETMALYKEAGASPFSSCLPILLQMPIFFGLFRVLFNKLPDAAAGEPFGPLTTELARSASDSTLFGGVTIADSFLNAGDGGLTTRIVSGVIILAMCAVTFFTQKELTMKNMPKAALEGPMASTQKMMLYMLPFIYVITGPGMPIGVLIYWLTTNIWTFGQQYIVIRATPTPGSDAEKERHDRINAKRERKGLEPLEFTPPKKVAEPDPEPERNIRIQPSAKNKGGRKLTDEEKLERAREARAKAAEERRQAQAAAGETPTPPKGSNALHKNAKKKRKK encoded by the coding sequence ATGAACCCCCTGTATCCGATCGAGTGGGCCGTCGCATGGCTCATGGTGAAGTTCCATGCGCTGCTGTCCGTGTTCATGGAGCCGGACTCTGGCCTCACCTGGGTGCTCTCGATCGTGGGCCTCACCGTGGTGGTCCGCACGCTGATCATCCCGCTGTTCGTGCGCCAGATCCGTGCCTCCCGCGCGATGCAGATGGTCTCGCCCGAGCTGCAGGCCGTCCAGAAGAAGTACAAGGGCAAGACGGACCAGGAGTCCCGCCAGAAGATGGCGGAGGAGACCATGGCCCTGTACAAGGAGGCCGGCGCCAGCCCGTTCTCCTCGTGCCTGCCGATCCTGCTGCAGATGCCGATCTTCTTCGGCCTGTTCCGGGTGCTGTTCAACAAGCTGCCCGATGCCGCCGCCGGCGAGCCCTTCGGCCCGCTCACCACCGAGCTGGCCCGGAGCGCCTCGGACTCCACCCTCTTCGGCGGCGTCACCATCGCCGACAGCTTCCTCAACGCCGGCGACGGCGGGCTCACCACCCGGATCGTCTCCGGTGTCATCATCCTCGCGATGTGCGCGGTCACCTTCTTCACCCAGAAGGAGCTGACCATGAAGAACATGCCCAAGGCGGCCCTCGAGGGCCCCATGGCCAGCACCCAGAAGATGATGCTGTACATGCTCCCGTTCATCTACGTGATCACGGGGCCGGGCATGCCCATCGGTGTGCTGATCTACTGGCTCACCACCAACATCTGGACCTTCGGCCAGCAGTACATCGTCATCCGCGCCACCCCCACCCCCGGCTCCGACGCGGAGAAGGAGCGCCACGACCGCATCAACGCCAAGCGCGAGCGCAAGGGCCTGGAGCCGCTGGAGTTCACGCCGCCGAAGAAGGTGGCCGAGCCCGATCCCGAGCCGGAGCGGAACATCCGCATCCAGCCCTCGGCGAAGAACAAGGGCGGCAGGAAGCTCACCGACGAGGAGAAGCTCGAGCGCGCCCGCGAGGCCCGCGCCAAGGCCGCCGAGGAGCGCCGACAGGCGCAGGCGGCCGCCGGCGAGACCCCCACGCCGCCGAAGGGCTCCAACGCGCTGCACAAGAACGCGAAGAAGAAGCGGAAGAAGTGA
- a CDS encoding protein jag, translating to MNETTPDLSEAGTDAAQQVPEADEAQAETASSAESTSSPAPDHEAAPAAGAVSGAGEAVDADDAEEQDAESAEERLRRLEEEGDIAADYLEELLDIADLDGDIDIDVDGDRASVEIRGADQLARLNRPKGELLDALQELARLAVQTRTGHRSRLMLDIGGFRAEHKGDLEQLAATAIAEAKESGAAVPLRAMNPFERKVVHDVAKREGLRSESDGDGKSRHVVIYPAS from the coding sequence ATGAACGAGACCACCCCCGATCTGTCCGAGGCCGGCACCGACGCCGCGCAGCAGGTCCCGGAGGCGGACGAGGCGCAGGCCGAGACCGCCTCGTCCGCCGAGTCGACGTCGTCCCCCGCACCGGACCACGAGGCCGCACCGGCCGCGGGCGCCGTGAGCGGCGCGGGAGAGGCCGTCGACGCCGACGACGCCGAGGAGCAGGACGCGGAGAGCGCCGAGGAGCGCCTGCGCCGCCTCGAGGAGGAGGGCGACATCGCCGCCGACTACCTCGAGGAGCTGCTGGACATCGCCGATCTGGACGGCGACATCGACATCGACGTGGACGGCGACCGCGCCTCCGTGGAGATCCGCGGCGCGGATCAGCTGGCCCGCCTGAACCGGCCCAAGGGCGAGCTGCTGGACGCCCTGCAGGAGCTGGCGCGGCTGGCCGTGCAGACCCGCACCGGGCACCGCTCGCGCCTGATGCTCGACATCGGCGGGTTCCGCGCCGAGCACAAAGGGGATCTCGAGCAGCTCGCGGCCACCGCGATCGCCGAGGCCAAGGAGTCCGGCGCCGCCGTGCCGCTGCGCGCCATGAACCCCTTCGAGCGCAAGGTGGTCCACGACGTCGCCAAGCGCGAGGGGCTGCGCTCCGAGTCCGACGGCGACGGCAAGAGCCGTCACGTCGTCATCTACCCGGCATCCTGA
- the rnpA gene encoding ribonuclease P protein component, protein MRWARHRLHTGDEFRAVTRGGVRSARSHVVVHLSLLSQGGDAPRVGFVVSKKIGNAVVRNRVTRRLREIVRPHLGTFPPGSAIVLRALPGIDEQPFAALRADVDAALAAAERKLSRRREDA, encoded by the coding sequence GTGAGATGGGCCCGGCACCGGCTCCACACCGGTGACGAGTTCCGCGCCGTCACCCGCGGTGGCGTGCGCAGCGCCCGATCCCACGTGGTCGTGCACCTCTCCCTGCTGAGCCAGGGCGGGGACGCACCCCGCGTGGGATTCGTCGTGTCCAAGAAGATCGGCAACGCCGTGGTGCGCAACCGCGTCACCCGTCGCCTGCGGGAGATCGTCCGCCCCCACCTGGGCACGTTCCCCCCGGGCTCCGCGATCGTGCTGCGGGCGCTGCCGGGGATCGACGAGCAGCCGTTCGCGGCGCTGCGGGCCGACGTCGACGCCGCCCTCGCCGCCGCCGAGCGCAAGCTCTCCCGCCGCCGGGAGGACGCGTGA
- the yidD gene encoding membrane protein insertion efficiency factor YidD, translated as MRSAPGVLAALARVPRRLLMLPVRGYQQGISPYTPPACRYDPVCSQYGMDALRVHGAVKGTLLTAWRILRCNPFTHGGPDPVPAPGMWRNPRRLRRPAR; from the coding sequence GTGAGGTCGGCGCCCGGGGTGCTCGCGGCGCTCGCCCGGGTGCCGCGCCGGCTCCTGATGCTCCCGGTGCGGGGCTATCAGCAGGGGATCTCCCCCTACACGCCGCCCGCCTGCCGCTATGACCCGGTGTGCTCCCAGTACGGCATGGACGCCCTGCGGGTGCACGGTGCGGTGAAGGGGACGCTGCTCACCGCCTGGCGGATCCTGCGCTGCAACCCGTTCACGCACGGGGGGCCCGATCCGGTGCCGGCTCCCGGCATGTGGAGGAATCCACGCCGACTGCGGCGCCCGGCCCGCTAG
- the trxB gene encoding thioredoxin-disulfide reductase yields MSQPIQALNILGGPTPSAQPVPAAAPQDETVHEVIIVGSGPAGYTAAIYTARAEMKPIVIAGALDAGGALMTTTDVENFPGFPEGIQGPELMTSLQEQAERFGAEVIYEDATELELEGEVKTVTLDDGTVYRAKSLILTTGSAYRKLGIDGESQLSGKGVSWCATCDGFFFKDQDIVVVGGGDSAVEEATFLTRFGKSVTLVHRRDELRASKIMARRAEADPKLDFAWNSEVVSINGAEKVESVTLRDTVTGQERVMPTSAVFEAIGHLPRTDLVRGKLELDDEGYIVCQGRSTYTSVPGVFAAGDVVDHTYRQAITAAGTGCQAALDAERWLADQAAADVDADADADEEQVAGVAG; encoded by the coding sequence ATGTCTCAGCCCATCCAGGCCCTCAACATCCTCGGCGGCCCCACTCCGAGCGCACAGCCCGTGCCCGCCGCCGCACCGCAGGACGAGACCGTCCACGAGGTGATCATCGTGGGCTCGGGCCCCGCCGGCTACACCGCCGCGATCTACACCGCCCGGGCGGAGATGAAGCCGATCGTGATCGCCGGTGCCCTCGACGCCGGCGGCGCCCTGATGACCACCACGGACGTGGAGAACTTCCCCGGCTTCCCTGAGGGAATCCAGGGACCCGAGCTCATGACCAGCCTGCAGGAGCAGGCCGAGCGCTTCGGCGCCGAGGTGATCTACGAGGACGCCACCGAGCTGGAGCTCGAGGGAGAGGTCAAGACGGTCACGCTCGACGACGGCACCGTCTACCGCGCGAAGTCCCTGATCCTCACCACGGGATCCGCCTACCGCAAGCTGGGCATCGACGGCGAGTCGCAGCTCTCCGGCAAGGGCGTGAGCTGGTGCGCCACCTGCGACGGCTTCTTCTTCAAGGACCAGGACATCGTGGTGGTGGGCGGCGGCGACAGCGCCGTGGAGGAGGCCACCTTCCTCACCCGGTTCGGGAAGTCCGTGACCCTGGTGCACCGTCGTGACGAGCTGCGCGCCTCGAAGATCATGGCGCGGCGCGCCGAGGCCGATCCCAAGCTCGACTTCGCGTGGAACAGCGAGGTGGTGAGCATCAACGGCGCAGAGAAGGTGGAGTCCGTGACCCTGCGCGACACCGTGACGGGGCAGGAGCGGGTGATGCCCACCTCGGCCGTGTTCGAGGCGATCGGTCACCTTCCGCGCACGGATCTGGTGCGTGGCAAGCTCGAGCTCGACGACGAGGGCTACATCGTGTGCCAGGGACGCTCCACCTACACCTCGGTGCCCGGCGTGTTCGCGGCGGGAGACGTGGTGGACCACACCTACCGGCAGGCCATCACGGCCGCCGGCACCGGCTGCCAGGCCGCGCTGGACGCCGAGCGCTGGCTCGCCGACCAGGCCGCCGCCGACGTTGACGCCGACGCCGACGCCGACGAGGAGCAGGTCGCCGGCGTCGCCGGATGA
- a CDS encoding ParA family protein — protein MEDTPLMRELTRDHARRRQLEGLEFTRPAQTRIITVANQKGGVGKTSTTVNVAAALSMGGLNVLVIDADPQGNTSTALSIEHHAEVPSMYEVLVESAPLSEVVQDVPEMPGLSCAPATINLSGAEIELVSLVARENRLRNAIRDHLEERQAQGLDPVDYVLIDCPPSLGLLTVNALVAAREVLIPIQAEYYALEGLTLLLNNIELVRQHLNPDLVVSTIMLTMYDARTRLAAQVAQDVRDHFPEQTLETTIPRSVRISEAPSYGQTVLTYDPGSSGALAYRAAAYELNTRSAP, from the coding sequence ATGGAAGACACTCCGCTGATGCGCGAGCTCACCCGGGATCATGCCCGTCGCCGCCAGCTCGAGGGGCTCGAGTTCACCCGGCCGGCACAGACCCGGATCATCACCGTCGCCAACCAGAAGGGCGGGGTGGGCAAGACCTCCACCACCGTCAACGTCGCCGCCGCGCTCTCCATGGGCGGGCTGAACGTCCTGGTGATCGACGCGGATCCGCAGGGGAACACCTCCACGGCGCTGAGCATCGAGCACCACGCCGAGGTGCCGAGCATGTACGAGGTGCTGGTGGAGTCCGCGCCGCTGTCCGAGGTGGTCCAGGACGTCCCCGAGATGCCGGGGCTCTCCTGCGCGCCGGCGACGATCAACCTCTCCGGCGCCGAGATCGAGCTGGTCTCGCTGGTGGCCCGCGAGAACCGGCTGCGCAATGCGATCCGAGACCACCTCGAGGAGCGCCAGGCGCAGGGACTGGACCCGGTGGACTACGTGCTCATCGACTGCCCGCCCTCGCTGGGCCTGCTCACGGTCAACGCGCTGGTGGCGGCCCGTGAGGTGCTGATCCCGATCCAGGCGGAGTACTACGCGCTGGAGGGGCTCACCCTGCTGCTGAACAACATCGAGCTGGTCCGCCAGCACCTGAACCCGGATCTCGTGGTCTCCACGATCATGCTGACGATGTACGACGCCCGCACCCGGCTGGCCGCGCAGGTGGCCCAGGACGTGCGCGACCACTTCCCCGAGCAGACGCTCGAGACCACGATCCCCCGCTCGGTGAGGATCTCGGAGGCGCCGAGCTACGGACAGACCGTGCTCACCTACGATCCCGGCTCCAGCGGCGCCCTCGCGTACCGTGCGGCCGCCTACGAGCTGAACACCCGATCAGCTCCCTGA
- the rsmG gene encoding 16S rRNA (guanine(527)-N(7))-methyltransferase RsmG, with protein sequence MPPLPDALRPTAQRLFGERLELAERFVALLAEQGTERGLIGPREVDRLWERHLLNCALMTEAIDPSVRTLADVGSGAGLPGVVIAIARPDLEVTLVETMQRRTTWLEEVDAALDLGLEVVRARAEELHGVRTFDAVTARAVAALDKLSRWTLPLVAEGGALLAMKGSSAADEVDAAQKVLRKLGGVDPTITRYGVGEVEVPTTVVQVRRRATATRKGDARG encoded by the coding sequence GTGCCGCCGCTGCCCGATGCCCTCCGCCCCACGGCCCAGCGCCTGTTCGGCGAGCGACTGGAGCTCGCCGAGCGCTTCGTCGCGCTGCTCGCCGAGCAGGGCACCGAGCGCGGGCTGATCGGGCCGCGGGAGGTGGACCGTCTCTGGGAGCGCCATCTGCTGAACTGCGCGCTGATGACCGAGGCGATCGACCCGTCGGTCCGCACTCTCGCGGACGTCGGCTCCGGCGCCGGCCTGCCCGGCGTGGTGATCGCGATCGCCCGCCCCGACCTGGAGGTGACGCTGGTGGAGACGATGCAGCGCCGCACCACCTGGCTCGAGGAGGTGGATGCCGCGCTGGACCTGGGCCTCGAGGTGGTGCGCGCCCGGGCGGAGGAGCTGCACGGGGTGCGCACCTTCGACGCGGTCACCGCCCGCGCGGTCGCCGCGCTGGACAAGCTCTCCCGCTGGACCCTCCCGCTGGTGGCCGAGGGCGGGGCGCTGCTGGCGATGAAGGGCTCCTCCGCGGCGGACGAGGTCGACGCGGCCCAGAAGGTGCTCAGGAAGCTCGGGGGCGTGGACCCGACCATCACCCGGTACGGGGTGGGCGAGGTCGAGGTTCCCACTACAGTGGTCCAAGTGCGTCGCCGTGCGACGGCGACCAGGAAGGGAGACGCACGTGGCTGA
- the rpmH gene encoding 50S ribosomal protein L34, whose amino-acid sequence MSKRTFQPNNRRRAKKHGFRARMRTRAGRAILNARRAKGRSELSA is encoded by the coding sequence ATGAGCAAGCGCACGTTCCAGCCGAACAACCGCCGCCGCGCCAAGAAGCACGGCTTCCGCGCCCGCATGCGCACCCGCGCCGGCCGCGCCATCCTGAACGCCCGCCGCGCCAAGGGCCGCTCCGAGCTCTCCGCCTGA
- a CDS encoding ParB/RepB/Spo0J family partition protein has translation MDVETVTPTPAQPESTQAPADAPSQAPSASSAAAESAAGEEAGAAPTESTTEDAPGAEAAPTSESAATSQEAPATDEEPAGDASSTGEESAAAEQPAAQPGTSQQSQPSEQATPSSPATTEPRTAEEQHGGEPNALLAVPGAEFAEIPIHEVRENPRNPRTMFDEDELDELAYSLREVGVLQPVVVRPIPVTPDGESFELVMGERRWRAARRAGLQSIPAIIRETSDDDLLRDALLENLHRTQLNPLEEANAYQQLLDDFGCTQDELGDRIGRSRPQITNTLRLLRLPALVQRRLASGAISAGHARALLSLDDPTLMEELAQRIVQEGLSVRAVERLVARGGQQQTGTRTVRRSTYDPHVVDLTSRLSNRLEAPVRIDVGKRKGRITLEFTNLEDLERLVENIGLDIDLPAEGTVES, from the coding sequence GTGGACGTCGAGACCGTCACCCCCACGCCGGCCCAGCCCGAGAGCACGCAGGCCCCGGCCGACGCCCCCTCGCAGGCCCCGTCGGCATCCTCTGCAGCGGCGGAGTCCGCTGCCGGGGAGGAGGCCGGAGCCGCGCCGACCGAGTCGACGACGGAGGACGCGCCCGGTGCCGAGGCCGCCCCGACGTCGGAGTCCGCCGCGACGTCTCAGGAGGCGCCGGCGACCGACGAGGAGCCGGCAGGCGATGCCTCGTCGACGGGCGAGGAGTCGGCGGCCGCCGAGCAGCCGGCGGCACAGCCCGGAACAAGCCAGCAGTCCCAGCCCTCGGAGCAGGCGACGCCGTCCTCGCCGGCGACCACGGAGCCCCGGACCGCCGAGGAGCAGCACGGCGGGGAGCCGAATGCGCTGCTCGCGGTGCCCGGCGCGGAGTTCGCCGAGATCCCGATCCACGAGGTGCGCGAGAACCCGCGCAATCCCCGCACCATGTTCGACGAGGACGAGCTCGACGAGCTCGCCTACTCGCTGCGCGAGGTCGGTGTCCTCCAGCCCGTGGTGGTGCGTCCCATCCCGGTCACGCCGGACGGGGAGTCCTTCGAGCTCGTCATGGGCGAGCGTCGCTGGCGCGCGGCACGCCGGGCCGGCCTGCAGTCGATCCCCGCGATCATCCGGGAGACCAGCGACGACGATCTCCTGCGCGACGCCCTGCTGGAGAACCTGCACCGCACCCAGTTGAACCCGCTGGAGGAGGCCAACGCGTACCAGCAGCTGCTGGACGACTTCGGCTGCACGCAGGACGAGCTCGGGGACAGGATCGGCCGTTCCCGCCCTCAGATCACGAACACCCTGCGTCTCCTGCGCCTGCCGGCGCTCGTGCAGCGCCGGCTGGCCAGCGGCGCCATCAGTGCGGGACACGCCCGCGCTCTGCTCTCGCTGGACGATCCCACCCTTATGGAGGAGCTCGCCCAGCGGATCGTGCAGGAGGGTCTGTCCGTGCGCGCGGTGGAGCGGCTGGTGGCTCGTGGTGGTCAGCAGCAGACGGGTACCAGGACCGTGCGTCGGAGCACCTACGACCCGCACGTGGTCGACCTGACCAGCCGCCTCTCAAACCGCCTCGAGGCGCCGGTGCGCATCGATGTGGGCAAGCGCAAGGGGCGCATCACCCTCGAGTTCACGAACCTGGAGGACCTCGAGCGACTGGTGGAGAACATCGGCCTCGACATCGATCTGCCCGCGGAGGGAACAGTGGAGAGCTGA